One stretch of Pseudomonas azotoformans DNA includes these proteins:
- a CDS encoding IclR family transcriptional regulator, producing MEKPRDTGKQKVRSAEVGTDILKALAELSPATSLSRLAEHVQMPASKVHRYLQALIASGFAEQNTATNHYGLGREALRVGLAALGSMDVLKVGAMPLAELRDELNETCFLAVWGNQGATVVQIEPAVRAVTVVTQLGSVLPLLSSSTGLVFSAFLPSRETVELREREIQAGIAHALADDQAYATTCEQIRNRGLHFVHGLLMPGVDALSAPVFNAIGQVAAVMTVVGPTSLFHADEDGPAAQHLLAATRAVSWRMGYQP from the coding sequence ATGGAAAAGCCCCGCGACACCGGTAAACAGAAAGTCCGCTCGGCCGAAGTGGGCACCGATATCCTCAAGGCCCTGGCCGAGTTGTCCCCAGCCACGTCGCTGTCACGCCTGGCCGAACATGTCCAGATGCCGGCCAGCAAGGTGCACCGTTATCTGCAGGCGCTGATCGCCTCGGGTTTTGCCGAACAGAACACCGCCACCAACCACTATGGCCTGGGCCGCGAAGCGTTGCGCGTCGGCCTGGCGGCGCTGGGCAGCATGGACGTGTTGAAAGTCGGCGCCATGCCCCTGGCGGAGTTACGCGATGAATTGAATGAAACCTGCTTTCTGGCGGTGTGGGGCAACCAGGGTGCGACCGTGGTACAGATCGAACCGGCGGTGCGTGCGGTGACGGTGGTGACGCAACTGGGTTCGGTGCTGCCGCTGCTCAGCTCGTCCACCGGGCTGGTGTTCAGCGCCTTCCTGCCGTCGCGGGAAACCGTGGAGCTGCGCGAGCGTGAGATCCAGGCCGGTATCGCCCATGCCCTGGCGGACGACCAGGCCTACGCCACCACCTGCGAACAGATCCGCAACCGTGGCCTGCATTTTGTGCATGGTTTGCTGATGCCCGGTGTCGATGCGCTGTCGGCGCCAGTGTTCAATGCCATCGGGCAGGTGGCGGCAGTAATGACCGTGGTCGGCCCCACCTCGCTGTTCCACGCCGATGAAGACGGCCCGGCGGCGCAGCACTTGTTGGCGGCGACCCGGGCCGTGAGTTGGCGTATGGGTTATCAGCCCTGA